From Candidatus Neomarinimicrobiota bacterium, the proteins below share one genomic window:
- the gmhB gene encoding D-glycero-beta-D-manno-heptose 1,7-bisphosphate 7-phosphatase, with the protein MKISVVFLDRDGVLNEDRDEYIRTVRDVKVYPFVPETIQQLTRLSLKVIIISNQSGINRHYFSREAAEKMFEKVIQAAESAGGRITDYYYCPHTPEEGCSCRKPQTGMIQQAVADHGISLDEALMVGDSRSDYETARNAGIPFILVRTGKGEKTEEELKTVDPDLIVVDTLKDAVSWIVRRT; encoded by the coding sequence ATGAAAATATCTGTGGTTTTTCTGGACAGGGACGGTGTACTGAATGAAGACAGGGATGAATATATCCGTACCGTCCGGGATGTGAAGGTTTATCCGTTTGTGCCTGAAACCATACAGCAATTGACAAGACTTTCCCTCAAGGTCATCATCATCAGCAATCAGTCCGGCATAAACCGCCACTATTTTTCCCGGGAGGCTGCAGAGAAAATGTTTGAAAAGGTTATTCAAGCTGCCGAGTCTGCCGGTGGGAGAATCACGGATTATTATTATTGTCCCCATACCCCTGAAGAAGGATGCTCCTGCCGGAAACCCCAAACCGGAATGATTCAGCAGGCAGTTGCCGATCATGGTATCTCTTTGGATGAAGCGTTGATGGTGGGGGACAGCCGTTCTGATTACGAAACCGCCCGGAATGCCGGCATTCCCTTTATACTGGTCCGGACGGGCAAGGGTGAGAAGACAGAAGAAGAATTGAAAACTGTGGATCCGGATCTGATTGTGGTAGATACCCTGAAAGATGCCGTTTCATGGATTGTGAGGAG